A window of Juglans regia cultivar Chandler chromosome 7, Walnut 2.0, whole genome shotgun sequence contains these coding sequences:
- the LOC109020108 gene encoding uncharacterized protein LOC109020108 — MSRPNNTLSTRIMEELDVLPRIATERCMGKVHAELRDVNKMAYEPVLLAIGPYNDQDKVGHGFMKEHKLRYLQKMLERTKISVEDYIGALRSGLKARARGYLHAECISKTQSQSDAIVEMMLLDGCFIIELFHRYYKKGGRPKDDPIFQKKWVLPRIARDLLLFENQLPFFVLAILFEMSESNDPSNSEEHIVDIDTDQGTLKMRNRLIDRALGFFSGFLSALLPFKLNKVDNSTKTITDLLDLTLEASNPSLPVIICQRLELGFRFKNAEFEDLLGLIHATICISILDSEIDHAKECQEAGWSQMAKIFKHPFGLIGKAVTSLHAKKKPLVGASSTMEWTPAGASLIEEPLLGASLFEEPVLSGASLSKEPLAVAVAIGQVEFEERRVEEPLDAGFSGASIIQEPLVGASALFKVPLAVHAKGASVSEEPLVGLAEFVERRVEEPLDEGFSGCSKLSVEPPDDGFRRASVIQEPLVGAGALFKETVISAARLSQESRFPVDVREKWKHLVDVLQLKEAGVETTKASKFVSKLNEICRWIIIPYAIELQEAEIEFEKLPEIFYAHLHPDQNGNKEQKSKLSETGTLMTGVESMNAEVLKRLLCEAGVDINKVKKFERLREIEHRNIHGATELEEAGITFKKADKCDMFSIKLNNGQMEISPWSIVDETETCLRNLIAYEQYQDRENGFNYVDNFVCFMDNLINSPKDVELLRRSGIISNYLGDDEVISTMVNKLCDNITISPKSSIYARTSVDLNMYCDTTWNLWKAKLRHDYFNSPWALVSFLAAALLLLLSITQTVLSIIS, encoded by the coding sequence ATGAGCAGGCCGAATAATACACTCTCCACTCGTATTATGGAAGAGCTTGATGTCTTGCCTCGAATTGCTACAGAGCGTTGTATGGGTAAAGTGCATGCGGAGTTACGTGACGTAAACAAGATGGCTTATGAGCCTGTGCTGCTTGCCATCGGTCCTTACAACGACCAAGACAAGGTTGGTCATGGGTTTATGAAAGAGCATAAATTGCGCTATTTACAAAAAATGCTAGAACGAACGAAAATAAGTGTAGAAGATTACATCGGGGCCTTGAGATCAGGATTGAAAGCAAGAGCTCGCGGATACCTACATGCAGAATGCATAAGCAAGACCCAATCTCAAAGTGATGCAATTGTTGAAATGATGCTACTTGATGGGTGTTTCATTATTGAGTTGTTCCACAGGTACTACAAGAAAGGAGGACGTCCAAAAGATGACCCAATCTTTCAAAAGAAGTGGGTGCTTCCTAGAATAGCTCGTGATCTactattatttgaaaatcaacttccatTCTTCGTTCTTGCTATATTGTTCGAGATGAGTGAGAGTAACGATCCCAGCAATTCAGAAGAACACATTGTCGATATTGATACTGATCAGGGGACCTTAAAGATGCGGAATCGACTTATTGATCGTGCCCTTGGTTTTTTCTCTGGTTTTCTCTCTGCCCTTTTACCATTTAAATTGAATAAAGTCGATAATTCAACCAAAACGATTACGGATCTACTTGATCTGACCCTTGAAGCTTCCAACCCTTCACTTCCAGTAATAATCTGTCAACGTTTAGAGCTTGGGTTCAGATTCAAGAACGCAGAGTTTGAGGATCTCCTTGGTCTCATACATGCAACCATCTGTATCTCAATACTTGATTCAGAAATTGATCATGCCAAAGAATGTCAAGAGGCTGGATGGAGCCAGATGGCTAAGATATTTAAGCATCCATTTGGTCTTATTGGTAAAGCTGTCACTTCATTACATGCAAAAAAGAAGCCACTTGTTGGAGCCAGCTCAACTATGGAGTGGACACCTGCTGGTGCCAGCTTAATTGAGGAGCCACTTCTAGGAGCCAGCTTATTTGAGGAGCCTGTACTTTCTGGTGCCAGCTTATCTAAGGAACCACTTGCTGTTGCTGTTGCTATTGGACAAGTTGAATTTGAGGAGCGACGTGTTGAGGAGCCACTTGATGCAGGTTTTAGTGGTGCTAGCATAATTCAGGAGCCACTCGTTGGAGCCAGCGCCTTATTTAAGGTGCCACTTGCTGTTCATGCTAAAGGTGCTAGCGTATCTGAGGAGCCACTTGTTGGACTTGCTGAATTTGTGGAGCGACGTGTTGAGGAGCCACTTGATGAAGGTTTTAGTGGTTGTAGCAAATTATCTGTGGAGCCACCTGATGATGGTTTTCGTCGTGCTAGCGTAATTCAGGAGCCACTTGTTGGAGCCGGAGCCTTATTTAAGGAGACAGTAATTTCTGCTGCACGCTTATCTCAGGAGTCCAGATTCCCAGTCGATGTACGAGAGAAATGGAAGCATCTGGTCGATGTCTTACAGCTTAAGGAGGCAGGAGTTGAAACCACTAAGGCAAGCAAATTTGTGTCTAAGTTAAATGAGATTTGTCGTTGGATAATAATACCTTATGCTATTGAACTTCAAGAGGCTGAAATTGAATTCGAGAAGCTGCCAGAGATATTTTATGCACATCTTCATCCTGATCAAAATGGGAATAAAGAGCAGAAGTCAAAACTGTCTGAAACAGGGACGCTAATGACTGGAGTCGAATCAATGAATGCAGAGGTATTGAAGCGTCTACTTTGTGAGGCTGGAGTCGATATCAACAAGGTAAAGAAATTTGAGCGTCTGAGAGAAATTGAACACAGGAACATACATGGTGCCACAGAGCTTGAAGAGGCTGGAATCACATTCAAGAAGGCAGATAAATGTGACATGTTTTCCATAAAGTTGAACAATGGGCAAATGGAGATTTCACCTTGGAGCATAGTTGATGAAACAGAGACTTGCTTACGAAATCTAATAGCATATGAGCAATACCAAGATCGAGAAAATGGTTTCAATTACGTCGACAACTTTGTGTGCTTCATGGACAATCTCATTAACTCTCCAAAGGATGTTGAATTACTCCGTCGAAGTGGAATTATCAGTAATTATTTGGGTGATGATGAAGTTATTTCCACTATGGTCAACAAGCTCTGTGACAATATCACTATTTCACCGAAAAGTTCCATATATGCAAGAACTTCCGTGGATTTGAACATGTATTGCGATACAACCTGGAATCTATGGAAGGCAAAATTAAGGCATGATTATTTCAACAGTCCTTGGGCATTGGTCTCATTTCTGGCAGCAGCCTTATTGCTTTTGCTTTCAATTACACAAACCGTACTTTCCATTATTTCTTAG